One Glycine max cultivar Williams 82 chromosome 6, Glycine_max_v4.0, whole genome shotgun sequence DNA segment encodes these proteins:
- the LOC100795379 gene encoding histone-lysine N-methyltransferase ASHH2 isoform X2: protein MVEMGSCGRSAAIDNPSEKFIIEQQQHLCLEVQEQEVVSVVQESCLEEEACNVVDSNVELSTVIDGCLGEDRVCSKRCVDVTEGSREGLGLGLVSECENADLLPLEKSAEDDCQNYLGVSCGSIEVPCVNSGSEGRFLDEGNFDLPSGSLTADDSQMYCAQLDEQKDDESWSLITDDSQRHCAQQDEQKDDKSDVLPAAGDDLAVVEGKNDVTGVLADAFSHVHDFRDCEVSLESESMADLLVDCNWQSEQEEIMRNTDPLLNVVEKCDALIVEETDACRQISPTLAMEVPSGAPSGALCTDTEVESTSDQPCDQKDGEETDVCRQISPTLAMEVPSGAFWTDTEVESTSDQPCDPKDGEDQNSTCEEIININSCVKISSSPGCNETVGSSPVVGFPCEPALLDPEYEMKNGMLQIEDDACKLKDCSSEETTNSTFRKPFSPESGLPSVALITNCSAKDVPDQQSKGDDVSIDNNNAVNNQGQMDNDGTEAVEVDGITEGIPLPSQRNSRRTKFGRKTQTKKASRKCKNKTKVTHPNGGMKLNLEAARKKRSCFSKPARSSIWGLIGNIEQFFEQDNELGDGEAVCQELGKARSKPQSGKAVKNGASTTSLGSVQKHSVSTTRVRLKIKFGKEVDLSCSNVLIPESVDGLASASYLGSGSGSQKVAGNADDKISEVVALGHSESFNNDLDKDGFVLNEQVANNPLETTEITEKSYGDAEEPCLAVPPEKVVEALIEPINNKGMDPGTSPDSEVINSIPEVQAGEKHQEDAHHAVLGSSKELNSKLDVTISKRGKNKEKVICSSNCITEDGSQGPHKNSRAKHSKNHRRKKNCRDVVSSLELPTDISKSLSSKELSPESLPLSVETELGGSTEALKVKNHTDVKTSDKPSVDHGFSDSLVAENMLSSARPLERKLPKSLRASKVSKTKSKASDSTGRKKTTAGIRKEKQIKAINKSKVKGKGVSLKVTCEVEDCLHPEENAGNHKLDAVGKIIADDNRVSVNLSNLDMLSGVGYGEQLLSPRNAWVRCDDCHKWRRIPAVLADRIDETNCTWTCKDSSDKAFADCAIPQEKSNAEINAELGLSDASGEEDAYEGSKNFKELEYRPPLVSQESTFTHILTNEFLHRSHKTQTIDEIMVCHCKPSQEGKLGCGDECLNRILNIECVQGTCPCGDRCSNQQFQKHKYASLKWFKCGKKGYGLKAIENVAQGQFLIEYVGEVLDMQAYEARQREYALKGHRHFYFMTLNGSEVIDASAKGNLGRFINHSCDPNCRTEKWMVNGEICIGLFALRDIKKDEELTFDYNYVRVFGAAAKKCYCGSPNCRGYIGGGDPLNAELIVQSDSEEEFPEPVMLTKDGEIEDSVPTPEYFNNVDTQSAKHMLKDRDILDNSTTAIDSDGSLEKERSMNPASAVSLLHSSAEMEDSKGKLQSSVQVEEISQQMEDVTSKPMPAVHQGYEKESEFADKTSSIQRLDTTSPLTTVSKMLPNSAGSNRESKSEIIGGRKTPKLKGSVKKGKVHANPPNGLKTEVTANRLQVPSIKHKKVEGSSNGRFEAVQEKLNELLDGDGGISKRKDATKGYLKLLFLTVASGDRINGEAIQSNRDLSMILDALLKTKSRAVLNDIINKNGLQMLHNIMKQYRHDFKKIPILRKLLKVLEFLEAGKILTYEHINGGPPCRGMESFRESMLSLTEHEDKQVHQIARNFRDRWFPRHARKHGYMDRDDNRVESHRSFKCNRFSASQSYRHEQDLKTTEASDCSQQSMLVTTPVDAEAREGFPVQSLDGVETKTAEKRKRKSRWDQPAETNSHSDVVMSSIGESQNIHEDVPPGFSCPVGSLNASLNSGNLALQNASRSGCPSDIIIGHPKEKFNSCLAVSFGMPWSVAQQYGTPHAEFPECWVTAPGMPFNPFPPLPPYPRDNKDCQPSNTNAMIIDQPAEVEQGDTSGMVNCRSDDMIPSTTGVNPEDSNLLFEDNKHISKRLKGDSNDLGTRYFRQQKIHRPWFKRNAWKCDENNSSGDMCSIDVGDVPKESKVTCDAEDAICREE from the exons ATGGTTGAGATGGGGTCGTGTGGGAGATCTGCTGCCATTGATAATCCCTCAGAAAAGTTTATTATTGAGCAGCAGCAGCATTTGTGCTTAGAGGTTCAAGAGCAGGAGGTTGTTTCTGTTGTGCAGGAGTCTTGTTTAGAGGAAGAGGCTTGCAATGTGGTGGACTCTAATGTTGAGCTCTCCACTGTGATTGATGGTTGTCTGGGAGAGGACCGTGTCTGTTCCAAACGATGTGTTGATGTTACCGAGGGGTCCAGagagggtttgggtttgggTTTGGTGAGTGAATGCGAAAATGCTGATTTGTTGCCACTGGAGAAATCTGCCGAAGATGATTGCCAGAATTATTTGGGGGTTTCTTGTGGGAGCATTGAAGTTCCCTGTGTAAACAGTGGCTCAGAGGGAAGATTTCTGGATGAGGGTAACTTTGATCTGCCTTCGGGGTCCTTAACTGCAGATGATTCACAGATGTATTGTGCTCAACTGGATGAGCAGAAGGATGATGAGTCGTGGTCCTTAATTACTGATGATTCACAGAGGCATTGTGCTCAACAGGATGAGCAGAAGGATGATAAGAGCGATGTATTGCCTGCAGCAGGAGATGATTTGGCTGTCGTGGAAGGCAAAAACGATGTCACTGGTGTTCTTGCTGATGCTTTCAGTCATGTACATGATTTCAGGGATTGCGAAGTGTCTTTGGAATCGGAATCCATGGCTGACTTGTTAGTTGATTGCAACTGGCAAAGTGAGCAGGAGGAAATTATGAGAAATACTGATCCCTTGTTGAATGTAGTGGAAAAATGTGACGCTCTAATTGTGGAGGAAACTGATGCTTGCAGGCAGATATCTCCTACACTGGCTATGGAAGTGCCATCAGGGGCACCATCAGGTGCATTATGTACAGATACTGAAGTAGAGAGCACAAGTGATCAGCCATGTGATCAGAAAGATGGTGAGGAAACTGATGTTTGCAGGCAGATATCTCCTACTCTGGCTATGGAAGTGCCATCAGGGGCATTTTGGACAGATACAGAAGTAGAGAGCACAAGTGATCAGCCATGTGATCCGAAAGATGGTGAGGATCAAAATAGTACTTGTGAAGAAATCATCAACATTAATTCATGTGTAAAAATATCATCCTCTCCAGGTTGCAATGAGACTGTTGGGAGCTCACCTGTAGTTGGTTTTCCTTGTGAGCCTGCCCTGTTGGATCCAGAGTATGAAATGAAGAATGGCATGCTGCAAATAGAAGATGATGCCTGTAAATTGAAGGACTGTTCCTCAGAGGAAACTACCAACTCTACCTTTAGAAAACCATTTTCTCCAGAATCAGGTCTGCCCTCTGTTGCTTTAATTACCAACTGCTCTGCAAAGGATGTTCCTGATCAACAGTCTAAGGGTGATGATGTTTccattgataataataatgctGTGAACAATCAAGGGCAGATGGATAATGATGGAACAGAAGCTGTTGAAGTTGATGGTATCACTGAAGGCATACCGTTACCTTCTCAAAGGAATAGTCGAAGAACTAAATTTGGCCGTAAGACACAAACCAAAAAGGCTTCAAGAAAatgcaagaacaaaaccaaGGTTACACATCCAAATGGGGGTATGAAGCTAAACTTAGAGGCtgctagaaagaaaagaagttgTTTCTCCAAACCAGCTCGTTCTTCTATCTGGGGATTGATTGGAAATATTGAACAGTTTTTTGAGCAAGATAATGAGCTTGGAGATGGTGAAGCTGTGTGCCAAGAATTGGGGAAGGCTAGAAGCAAGCCTCAAAGTGGGAAAGCGGTTAAGAATGGTGCAAGTACTACCTCATTGGGTTCAGTACAGAAGCATTCTGTTTCAACTACTCGTGTTCGTCTGAAGATCAAATTTGGGAAAGAAGTTGATTTAAGTTGCTCAAATGTCTTGATTCCAGAGTCTGTTGATGGCTTGGCTTCTGCTTCCTATTTGGGGTCTGGTTCAGGTTCTCAGAAAGTAGCTGGCAATGCTGATGATAAAATTTCTGAAGTGGTGGCTTTGGGCCATTCAGAATCTTTCAATAATGACCTGGACAAGGATGGTTTTGTTCTAAATGAACAAGTTGCAAATAACCCCTTAGAAACCACTGAAATAACAGAGAAGTCATATGGGGATGCAGAGGAACCTTGTCTTGCAGTTCCTCCAGAGAAGGTGGTTGAAGCATTGATTGAACCTATCAATAACAAGGGTATGGATCCTGGAACCTCACCTGATTCTGAAGTTATCAATTCAATTCCCGAAGTCCAGGCTGGAgaaaaacatcaagaagatGCACATCATGCTGTTTTAGGTTCTTCTAAAGAATTAAATTCTAAATTGGATGTTACCATCAGTAAGAGAGGGAAGAACAAAGAGAAAGTTATTTGTTCAAGTAATTGTATCACTGAAGATGGATCACAAGGTCCACATAAGAATAGTAGAGCTAAGCATTCAAAGAATCACAGACGTAAGAAAAATTGCAGGGATGTGGTCAGCTCTTTGGAATTGCCCACTGATATAAGCAAATCTTTGAGCAGTAAAGAATTGTCCCCAGAATCATTGCCTCTTTCTGTAGAGACTGAACTTGGAGGCTCCACTGAGgctttgaaagttaaaaatcatACGGACGTTAAGACAAGTGACAAACCATCTGTTGACCATGGATTTTCAGATTCCCTGGTTGCTGAGAATATGCTGTCATCTGCAAGACCTTTGGAGCGTAAACTACCTAAAAGTCTTAGAGCTAGTAAAGTTAGCAAGACCAAATCTAAAGCTTCTGACTCAACTGGCAGGAAAAAGACTACTGCTGGTATACGCAAGGAGAAACAGATAAAGGCAATTAATAAGAGCAAAGTCAAGGGAAAAGGTGTTTCTCTTAAAGTTacatgtgaagtggaagatTGCCTGCATCCAG aAGAAAATGCTGGAAATCATAAGCTGGATGCTGTTGGAAAAATTATTGCTGATGACAACAGAGTATCGGTCAATTTATCTAATTTGGACATGCTGTCTGGTGTTGGTTATGGGGAGCAACTTCTATCACCCCGTAATGCATGGGTTCGTTGTGATGATTGTCACAAGTGGCGGCGAATTCCAGCTGTGCTTGCAGACCGAATTGATGAAACTAACTGCACCTG GACATGTAAGGACAGCAGTGATAAAGCCTTTGCTGATTGTGCTATCCCTCAAGAAAAGTCAAATGCAGAGATTAATGCGGAGTTGGGATTATCAGATGCCTCGGGTGAAGAAGATGCATATGAAGGTTCCAAAAATTTTAAGGAATTAGAATATCGGCCTCCGTTAG TTTCCCAGGAGTCAACTTTTACCCATATTTTGACCAATGAATTTCTGCATCGTAGCCATAAAACTCAGACTATTGATGAG ATAATGGTCTGTCATTGCAAGCCATCTCAAGAAGGAAAGTTGGGCTGTGGGGATGAATGTCTAAATCGGATTCTTAATATTGAATGTGTGCAAGGAACCTGCCCATGCGGGGACCGTTGTTCCAACCAGCAG TTCCAAAAACACAAGTATGCTAGCCTGAAGTGGTTTAAATGTGGGAAAAAGGGTTATGGACTGAAGGCAATTGAGAATGTAGCTCAAGGCCAGTTTCTTATTGAATACGTTGGAGAG GTACTTGATATGCAAGCATACGAGGCACGGCAAAGAGAGTATGCTTTGAAGGGTCATCGGCATTTCTATTTTATGACCTTGAATGGCAGTGAG gTGATAGATGCAAGTGCAAAAGGAAACTTGGGGCGTTTCATTAATCATAGTTGTGATCCTAATTGTCGGACAGAAAAG TGGATGGTGAATGGGGAAATCTGTATTGGACTGTTTGCATTGAGGGATATTAAGAAG GATGAAGAATTGACCTTCGATTACAACTATGTGAGGGTTTTTGGTGCTGCTGCCAAAAAATGTTATTGTGGTTCACCTAACTGTCGAGGTTATATAGGTGGTGGTGATCCACTTAATGCTGAACTGATAGTTCAAAGTGATTCAGAAGAAGAATTTCCAGAACCTGTCATGCTCACCAAAGATGGTGAAATTGAAGATTCTGTACCTACACCCGAGTATTTTAATAATGTTGATACACAATCTGCTAAACATATGTTGAAAGACAGGGATATATTGGACAATTCTACAACTGCTATAGATTCGGATGGTTCTCTAGAGAAAGAGCGTTCTATGAACCCTGCCTCTGCTGTTTCTCTGTTGCACAGCTCAGCAGAAATGGAGGATTCAAAGGGTAAATTACAATCTTCTGTTCAAGTTGAAGAAATTTCTCAACAAATGGAGGATGTAACAAGCAAACCCATGCCTGCTGTACACCAAGGATATGAAAAGGAATCAGAATTTGCAGACAAAACTTCTTCCATTCAAAGATTAGACACTACTTCTCCCCTTACAACTGTCAGCAAAATGTTACCGAATTCTGCTGGTAGTAACAGGGAGTCAAAGTCTGAAATAATTGGAGGCAGGAAGACTCCTAAGTTAAAAGGTTCTGTTAAAAAGGGAAAGGTTCATGCTAATCCTCCAAATGGCCTTAAAACTGAGGTGACAGCCAATCGATTACAGGTGCCATcaataaaacacaaaaaagtAGAAGGTTCTTCCAATGGACGGTTTGAAGCAG TTCAGGAGAAACTTAATGAGTTGCTGGATGGAGATGGTGGAATAAGCAAAAGAAAA GATGCCACCAAAGGGTACTTGAAGCTTTTGTTTCTCACTGTGGCATCAGGAGATAGAATTAATGGTGAAGCAATTCAAAG CAATCGAGATCTTTCCATGATCCTTGATGCTCTTCTGAAAACAAAATCTAGAGCAGTGCTGAAtgatataattaacaaaaatg GTTTGCAGATGTTACATAACATTATGAAGCAGTACAGGCATGACTTCAAAAAAATTCCAATACTACGAAAGCTTCTTAAG GTCTTGGAGTTCCTAGAAGCAGGCAAGATTTTGACATATGAACATATTAATGGTGGTCCTCCTTGTCGTGGAATGGAGAG CTTTAGAGAGTCAATGCTTTCTCTGACAGAGCATGAAGACAAACAG GTCCATCAAATTGCTCGAAACTTCCGAGACAGATGGTTTCCCAGACATGCCAGAAAACATGGCTATATGGACAGGGATGATAACAGAGTGGAATCTCACAGAAGTTTCAAGTGTAACAGATTTTCAGCATCACAGAGTTATAGGCATGAACAGGATTTAAAGACTACAGAAGCAAGTGATTGTAGTCAGCAGTCGATGCTTGTGACAACTCCAGTAGATGCTGAAGCCCGGGAAGGCTTTCCTGTGCAGTCTCTAGATGGGGTTGAAACCAAAACAGCTGAAAAGCGTAAGCGCAAAAGCCGATGGGATCAACCAGCCGAAACAAACTCGCATTCTGATGTCGTTATGAGCTCTATTGGTGAAAGCCAGAACATTCATGAGGATGTTCCACCAGGGTTTTCGTGTCCAGTAGGTTCATTAAATGCTTCCCTAAACTCTGGCAATCTTGCCTTGCAAAATGCAAGCCGTTCTGGATGTCCCTCTGATATAATTATTGGTCATCCAAAAGAGAAATTTAACTCTTGCTTGGCTGTCTCATTTGGAATGCCATGGTCTGTTGCCCAGCAATATGGAACTCCTCATGCTGAATTTCCAGAGTGTTGGGTCACTGCACCTGGCATGCCTTTCAACCCATTTCCTCCACTACCCCCGTATCCACGGGACAACAAAGATTGTCAACCTTCTAATACTAATGCTATGATAATTGATCAGCCTGCTGAAGTTGAGCAGGGGGATACCAGCGGTATGGTTAATTGTCGCTCTGATGATATGATTCCCAGCACAACTGGTGTTAACCCTGAAGACTCTAACCTTCTGTTTGAGGACAATAAACACATAAGTAAACGATTGAAGGGTGACTCAAATGATTTGGGAACGAGGTACTTTAGACAGCAGAAAATACACCGACCATGGTTCAAGAGGAATGCATGGAAATGTGATGAGAACAACTCTAGTGGTGATATGTGCAGTATAGATGTAGGAGATGTACCAAAAGAGTCAAAAGTTACTTGTGACGCGGAGGATGCAATCTGTAGAGAGGAGTAA